The Raphanus sativus cultivar WK10039 chromosome 2, ASM80110v3, whole genome shotgun sequence DNA segment CGGCTCCGGCAATAACGCTCGTGTAACCAACGTGACTCCGCCGCCATTCTCGTTCCTATGTTTCCTCATGTGTCCTCCAAGAGCTTGTCCCATCGGAAACTCCACTCCGCATATCGGACAAGGATGTGGCGACGGCGTTTTTGGTTTCTTTACCAGACCAGATAGATTCTCGTTGTTAGGCTTCTTGTGGCTTGCACGGTGACCTCCCAATGCTTGAAACGAATGGAACTCCTTTAAACACGTCTTACATGTGAAAACGCGTTTTATATCTCCACCGTTTTCTTGTCCGACTCTTGATAAAAGCATCAGACAGTTCGCCGCAGTAGCCTCCACCGTCGACTTAAACTCCGCAaccatttttcttgtttttc contains these protein-coding regions:
- the LOC108832646 gene encoding zinc finger protein ZAT12-like, translated to MVAEFKSTVEATAANCLMLLSRVGQENGGDIKRVFTCKTCLKEFHSFQALGGHRASHKKPNNENLSGLVKKPKTPSPHPCPICGVEFPMGQALGGHMRKHRNENGGGVTLVTRALLPEPTVTTLKKSSSGKRVACLDLSLGMVENLNLKLELGRTVY